Sequence from the Festucalex cinctus isolate MCC-2025b chromosome 21, RoL_Fcin_1.0, whole genome shotgun sequence genome:
AGGCTAATAATGGTTCCATGTGTTACATGACTCTATTATGCCACCTCAACTTTTGTACGAACACACGCATTAAATTCAAGAGCAGAAATTTCTGGAGTGCATTTCTGCAAGACATTTATACCTTTTTGTGTTCTTTGCCACGTGGATGACATCCCATCTTTTTATACAGAATCTTCCAACGCCAAAAATCTGTCCACGTAATGGACAAAAAGTGTTTACATTAGACGTGTTTGTAGtacaattttttaaaagcatGTATTTACAACAGGGTGCCAACAAAAACTATCAGTTTGTACTTTTTCTCAGGACTAAATCAACTCAACCAAATatcatttatgaatgaatgaactggtattttaattttaatttttttgtcgaTTCACCATTGTTTTGTACTGTAGGTCCAATGACACTTGCAGATCAGGCACAATCATAAAGATTCAATTTGATATCATTTAgaatctgaaaaaaacaaaagcacagcAATCTTGTTTTGATGCCTGGTCTGCAAGTTCAATGTGTCCCATTCATCTCTACTACTGTTATGTCAACCAGGTGGCTCTATCttcaggttttttgttttttttaacaacatgcCTTGTAATTTTTCAAACAGCATCAGCTGTTGTCATGTCAAATGTATTAAAAAGAACTATAATGGATGGACTGTCTTGTAAAACACATTGGTCTTCACCTTGACGATAGTATTGGGGGGGAAAAGGTCGCTGTGGTAATAAGATTCCATTAAGTTGACACACTGGCcaactaaaatgtaaaatgtcatgTCTGTGAATTATTACAGAAGTCCAGCATAGCGTGTTCGTATTACTGTCGTTTGTATTGGCAATAAGCCATGCCACATtccaataaataaaatcttttcACTGCACAATGCTTTGCAACTCGTGCTGTTTCATGTGAGCGGAAGAGCGAGTAGAGACTCCATAATGcctcaaatagaaaaaaaagacagaacttTAAATCTACAGTACTCGGTTTCgaaatttatttatattcactTTGGTATTATAAggatatattgtttttttttttataacaacaaaagttaaaataaaataaaaacagcaaatataaGAAATTCAGCCTTATCACAAGTCAagcgttctaaaaaaaaaaaaaactataacatAAAATCAGCGGCCTCCCACATGAATGTAATGCGCATGACCTGCTCTCGCTGACTTCTTCATTTTCTCTCAGGGTTTGCCGAATGCTGCAAGGGAAAAACACTGTTGCGTGCTTGTTTCTAAATTCAGGAAAATAACATCAATTGGATGTTTATGGTATTTATTACAGTTGCAGCTGGAATGCTCATTCACTGGCATTAGCATTGCACACCTGTGCAAGATCCAATGAAAGAGCTGTACTTTACATATTCAAATTATTCGATCGCCagtatttacaatttatttccaatgttatattaatgtgtTTGGTCTTCTTGCTTAAGTAATCCATGGTCAATGCATTTTTAAAGACGAAAATTTTACTAATAgtatactaatactaatagtaGATATGCAGTTTGGagaaagaatgaatgaatgaaaagtgTCCAGAAAGCAATAAGTATTCAGGATTCCGAGGGTACTTGAATGCGGCAAATGTCGCCGTCGGCCAATGCCGGGGGTCCTGTGACGTCACGGGGTGGAAGAAGACGACAGAGCAGGAATGAAAACAAGAGAGGGGCACGCCTTCTCTCTTAAAGGTTATAGCAGCTTAATAAGTGCTGCTGTCAGAGCTGcacggagagaaaaaaataaaaaaacaaacaaaaccaacaaCTACTACCACTCCGACAACAACACGTCTGTGATTCACTAAACATCGCGAGTACCCCAGCAGAAATGGAGTCCACAGAAATGTCAGACTACGTGAACAGTGAACACTAGCCGTTGATGAAAGCGATCGAACAGAACACTTGACTCACGAATCGCCTGAGGGGCGGAAAAAAATGCCCAACCAGAAGAACAACAAGGGGAAGAAGAGCAAACGCACCAACAGTAGCGGAGATGAACAGGAAAATGGAGCCTGCGCGGCCGCAACAGGAGGCGCAGCCGCGGCCGCGGTTGCTGCCGCTGCAGCCGGGACCGAGCGTTCGAGTGGTAAGAGAGGAAACGAGACACGGACGTACATGGACAAGTTTGGTGATGCTACCTTCCTGCTGCGTGACATAACTTGGGATTGTGTGCCATGCATGCACAGCGACGTGTTTGTGCAAGCGCTTCTCGTTGCACAGAAAGCGAACCGTGCAAAATTACCGTGCTAAAATGATGGCTTTAATTTTCATGGTCTGCACGCAGATCATCTGCAAATGTAGGCTCGGTGGCCTAGTGTGAATCGGGTGGATTTTTATATTGTTCATGCTTATATGAGAAAGAAAGTCTGCTCATAAATTGTTAATGATTTGTTTAGGTTGATTTAATCCACATCTAGCAGATCAGTTGGCCGAAAAACAGATGTTGTCCCTTTAAATGTGTATGTATTACTCATCAAGTACCTGATTCGACTTGTAatgataaatatataatattgtcAAAAGTTGCATGCACATTTGGATGtaattccgaacatccgggcatttctgacgactagcatacaaaccaggcagtgTGTTATGGTAGTCAAACGACATTtcatattttgaaatcaaaataatcatcagAAATCAAATTACGataagtccaatgcttttcaactgTCAATTTTATGCAGTCTTAATTGTGGAATTAGGGATGttagataccacttttttttcagaatgatactagtacgagtactcaatgTCACCGAACTCACCAGTATACCAAGCACTCGGGGTGTAacacaaatctaaaaaaaaaacaaaaaaaaaaaacaaaaaaaaaaacatacaaatgtatAAAATCAAACCAAATCCAATCGTTCTACTTTGAAATTTTATCGAAGTACgtatcaaatcatcttttatCTGAGATATATCTTAGAAGGAATTGGTATATTTACAGTACTGAcaaattcattcaaatgtatgaaaaaaaatgtcaatgtcaaACACTGTGTGTGCTTCCCAACACCCTGATATTTATGtgaatgaggggagccgcttcaatTGGCCCCGAGTCGGCTGCATTCCATTCCACAAGGGTGCACTGTAGAGATAAATCGCCCTTTTCTATCCGAGCTGGTCGAGTaaattaccaaaagaaagatttttgTACATGACACAGTGATATCGTCTTTACTCATCCAGATGTCCAGTGTGCCACCCCCCTGGGCTGCAGCTTGGGCCGGCCCATCAACCTGGAGAAGGACGACTACCAGAGGATCCAGTGCAACAACGAGCTGTGCCCCTACGGTAACTGGATGCACCTGCAGTGTTTCTACGAGTGGGAGAGCTCTATCCTGGTGCAGTTCAACTGCATCGGCCGGGCGCGCTCGTGGAATGAGAAGCAGTGTCGGCAGAACATGTGGACCAAGAAAGGCTACGACTTGGCGTTCCGGTTCTGCTCCTGCCGCTGCGGCCAGGGCCACCTGAAGAAAGACACCGACTGGTATCAGGTGAAGCGCATGCAGGACGAGCGAAAGAAGAAGCCATCCGAGAGGAGCGGTGGGAGGGCGGGGTCCTGCGGAGGGGCTTCTGGGTCTGGGGACGGTGTGTTTGAGGACCCACGGAAAAGCAAGCCAGCGGGGGGAGCCGGTAAATCGGCGCATAGAGCTTCGAGTCAGGAGCTGCCGCGAAGACAATCAGTGGACCGGCAGAACTCGGTGGAGAGAGGAACAGGAGCAGCGGGAGGTCTCTTTCCGACAGGACCTCCTTTGAAGTCCCCGTGTGACTCCCCGGGACAGTCCCCTCCGTCCGGTTTTTCCTTTTCGCCAACCTCGGTCCTCGGACCCGGTTCGGGTTTCCGGGGTTCCCGTCAATTGGGAGAGTTCCTCAAATCGGCGGTGCACATGGACGCGCAGCGGAAGCACATTTTAGTCGGGGGAGCGCTCAGCCGAGTTCCTCACCTCGACCCTGCCGCCGTTCTACCCGTGCCCGTGGCCTTCACCCTCCCGCTGCATCACCGACTCGTGTCCGGCGGCTTAGGCGACGGCACCCTTCCGCAGCCGGTGCAGTTCCTGAGGAGGCTTGATCTATCCGAGCTGCTCACTCACATCCCTCGCCATAAACTCAACACCTACCACGTTCGAATGGAGGACGACGCCCAGGCGGGACAGGGAGAAGAACTGCGTAGGTAAGAAGACCCTCGAGcatattttccattttcatAGCAGACTatgaaaatagaaaatatgtGCTCGACATGAAAACAGGCGCATTTCAGTGGTCACAaaaagtagactagattttagaTTCGGTAAAACCAGGTCTAACTAGCAGCGCAGGTGGTGCAACtcaattttggtggatttgatcgagGCGCAGGCATACAAATTTGGTGCTTCGCAGACATGTATGGTTGGATTTTGTttataaatatgacaacagcatAGGACAATCTCTCAGAATCATTatagaaatcaattcattgatTGAATTATGGTTATTCTCCTAAATAGATTTTTAACACCACCACCCTCCACAACCACAGGGGCATTTCTAGGGGGTCGGGTCTGTCACACACAGACAGTCGAACATGTCCGTGCTTCCTACATCTTTGTAGAGACCGATTGTGAGCCAGACCCTCTTTCTCAGGTCCATTATCAGGCTACGCAAATGTTCATCTATAGATAATTTGACAAGAATTATTACAAACACACTCCAAAATCTTGCGTAAGAACTTACCAGAGGAGTAGAAGCTATTAAAGGTGGCAAACTCcatattttctttcatttttacttCCTGATAGTATAAGCGTGCTTTCTCTatttttcttgtcttgtttaTTCAAATACTTATATTAAAACAGATAATGAATATTTATGAGTGTCACAATCAATTatgaaattaatcgacaactattttagtaATCGAGCTATCGTTTTAAAg
This genomic interval carries:
- the heca gene encoding headcase protein homolog isoform X1, with product MPNQKNNKGKKSKRTNSSGDEQENGACAAATGGAAAAAVAAAAAGTERSSDVQCATPLGCSLGRPINLEKDDYQRIQCNNELCPYGNWMHLQCFYEWESSILVQFNCIGRARSWNEKQCRQNMWTKKGYDLAFRFCSCRCGQGHLKKDTDWYQVKRMQDERKKKPSERSGGRAGSCGGASGSGDGVFEDPRKSKPAGGAGKSAHRASSQELPRRQSVDRQNSVERGTGAAGGLFPTGPPLKSPCDSPGQSPPSGFSFSPTSVLGPGSGFRGSRQLGEFLKSAVHMDAQRKHILVGGALSRVPHLDPAAVLPVPVAFTLPLHHRLVSGGLGDGTLPQPVQFLRRLDLSELLTHIPRHKLNTYHVRMEDDAQAGQGEELRRFILSTLSASQRNVVNCALCHRVLPVFEQFPLVDGTMFLSPSRHDEIDYDVPCHLQGRLMHLYAICVDCLEGVHKIVCIKCKSRWDGSWHQLGTMYTYDILAASPCCQARLNCKHCGKPVVDVRVGMQYFSEYSNVQQCPHCGNLDYHFVKPFSSYKVLEAY
- the heca gene encoding headcase protein homolog isoform X2 is translated as MPNQKNNKGKKSKRTNSSGDEQENGACAAATGGAAAAAVAAAAAGTERSSDVQCATPLGCSLGRPINLEKDDYQRIQCNNELCPYGNWMHLQCFYEWESSILVQFNCIGRARSWNEKQCRQNMWTKKGYDLAFRFCSCRCGQGHLKKDTDWYQVKRMQDERKKKPSERSGGRAGSCGGASGSGDGVFEDPRKSKPAGGAGKSAHRASSQELPRRQSVDRQNSVERGTGAAGGLFPTGPPLKSPCDSPGQSPPSGFSFSPTSVLGPGSGFRGSRQLGEFLKSAVHMDAQRKHILVGGALSRVPHLDPAAVLPVPVAFTLPLHHRLVSGGLGDGTLPQPVQFLRRLDLSELLTHIPRHKLNTYHVRMEDDAQAGQGEELRRFILSTLSASQRNVVNCALCHRVLPVFEQFPLVDGTMFLSPSRHDEIDYDVPCHLQVQGVPCQLPEANWDRLQRPPRPW